The Salmonella enterica subsp. houtenae serovar Houten genome has a segment encoding these proteins:
- the dnaN gene encoding DNA polymerase III subunit beta: MKFTVEREHLLKPLQQVSGPLGGRPTLPILGNLLLQVADGTLSLTGTDLEMEMVARVTLSQPHEPGATTVPARKFFDICRGLPEGAEIAVQLEGDRMLVRSGRSRFSLSTLPAADFPNLDDWQSEVEFTLPQATMKRLIEATQFSMAHQDVRYYLNGMLFETEGSELRTVATDGHRLAVCSMPLEASLPSHSVIVPRKGVIELMRMLDGGENPLRVQIGSNNIRAHVGDFIFTSKLVDGRFPDYRRVLPKNPDKHLEAGCDILKQAFARAAILSNEKFRGVRLYVSGNQLKITANNPEQEEAEEILDVSYGGTEMEIGFNVSYVLDVLNALKCETVRIMLTDSVSSVQIEDAASQSAAYVVMPMRL; this comes from the coding sequence GCGGTCGTCCTACGCTGCCGATTCTCGGTAACCTGCTCCTCCAGGTAGCGGACGGTACGCTTTCTCTGACCGGCACCGATCTTGAAATGGAGATGGTCGCGCGCGTTACGCTTTCTCAGCCGCATGAGCCAGGCGCCACTACCGTGCCGGCGCGGAAATTCTTTGATATCTGCCGCGGCCTGCCGGAGGGCGCGGAGATTGCCGTTCAGTTGGAAGGCGATCGGATGCTGGTGCGTTCTGGCCGCAGCCGCTTCTCGCTGTCTACGCTGCCGGCCGCCGATTTCCCGAATCTTGACGACTGGCAAAGCGAAGTTGAATTTACGCTGCCGCAGGCCACGATGAAGCGCCTGATTGAAGCGACCCAGTTTTCCATGGCCCATCAGGATGTGCGCTACTACTTAAACGGTATGCTGTTTGAAACGGAAGGTAGCGAACTGCGCACTGTCGCGACCGACGGTCACCGTCTGGCGGTGTGCTCAATGCCGCTGGAAGCGTCTTTACCCAGCCACTCGGTGATTGTGCCGCGTAAAGGCGTGATTGAACTGATGCGTATGCTTGACGGCGGCGAAAATCCGCTGCGCGTGCAGATCGGCAGTAATAATATCCGCGCGCACGTCGGCGATTTTATCTTTACCTCGAAGCTGGTGGATGGTCGCTTCCCGGATTACCGTCGCGTTTTGCCGAAGAATCCGGATAAACATCTGGAAGCGGGCTGCGATATCCTCAAGCAGGCGTTTGCCCGCGCGGCAATCCTCTCGAATGAGAAATTCCGCGGCGTGCGTCTGTATGTGAGTGGGAATCAGCTCAAAATCACCGCCAATAACCCGGAACAGGAAGAGGCGGAAGAGATTCTGGATGTGAGCTACGGCGGGACGGAGATGGAAATCGGCTTTAACGTCAGTTACGTGCTGGACGTGCTCAATGCGCTGAAGTGCGAAACCGTGCGCATTATGCTGACGGATTCCGTATCCAGCGTACAAATTGAAGACGCGGCGTCTCAGAGTGCTGCCTATGTTGTTATGCCAATGAGACTATAG
- the recF gene encoding recF protein, translated as MSLTRLLIKDFRNIENADLALSPGFNFLVGANGSGKTSVLEAIYTLGHGRAFRSLQPGRVIRHEQEAFVLHGRLQGEERETSIGLTKDKQGDSKVRIDGTDGHKVAELAHLMPMQLITPEGFTLLNGGPKYRRAFLDWGCFHNEAGFFTAWSNLKRLLKQRNAALRQVSRYEQLRPWDKALIPLAEQISTWRAEYSSAIAQDMADTCQQFLPEFSLTFSFQRGWEKETDYADVLERSFERDRMLTYTAHGPHKADFRIRADGAPVEDTLSRGQLKLLMCALRLAQGEFLTRESGRRCLYLIDDFASELDDARRGLLASRLKATQSQVFVSAISAEHVLDMSDKNSKMFSVEKGKITD; from the coding sequence ATGTCACTGACGCGCCTTTTAATCAAAGACTTCCGCAACATAGAAAATGCGGATCTCGCTTTATCCCCCGGCTTTAACTTCCTGGTTGGCGCGAACGGCAGCGGCAAAACCAGCGTGCTGGAAGCTATCTATACGCTTGGCCACGGTCGGGCGTTTCGCAGTTTGCAGCCTGGCCGCGTGATCCGTCATGAGCAGGAGGCGTTTGTTCTTCATGGGCGCCTACAGGGCGAGGAGCGTGAGACATCGATTGGCTTAACCAAAGATAAGCAGGGCGACAGCAAAGTCCGTATCGACGGTACTGACGGCCACAAGGTCGCGGAGCTGGCGCATTTAATGCCGATGCAGTTGATTACGCCGGAGGGGTTTACTTTACTCAACGGCGGCCCCAAATACAGAAGAGCGTTCCTTGACTGGGGATGCTTTCACAACGAAGCCGGATTCTTCACCGCCTGGAGCAACCTGAAACGATTGCTGAAGCAGCGTAATGCTGCGTTGCGCCAGGTGAGTCGTTATGAGCAATTGCGCCCGTGGGATAAAGCGTTGATCCCGCTGGCGGAACAAATTAGTACCTGGCGGGCGGAGTACAGTAGCGCTATCGCACAGGACATGGCGGATACCTGTCAGCAGTTTTTACCTGAATTTTCCCTGACGTTCTCTTTCCAGCGCGGCTGGGAGAAAGAGACAGACTATGCGGACGTGCTGGAGCGAAGCTTTGAACGTGACCGTATGTTGACCTATACCGCGCATGGGCCGCATAAAGCGGACTTTCGCATTCGCGCTGACGGCGCGCCGGTGGAAGATACCCTGTCGCGCGGGCAGCTAAAGTTGTTGATGTGCGCTTTACGTCTGGCGCAGGGCGAGTTCCTTACCCGTGAAAGCGGGCGGCGCTGCCTGTACCTGATAGATGATTTTGCCTCTGAACTTGACGATGCGCGTCGCGGGCTGCTGGCCAGCCGCTTAAAAGCGACGCAATCGCAGGTCTTTGTCAGCGCAATCAGCGCTGAACACGTTCTGGACATGTCGGACAAAAATTCGAAGATGTTCAGCGTAGAAAAAGGTAAAATAACGGATTAA